A portion of the Magnolia sinica isolate HGM2019 chromosome 17, MsV1, whole genome shotgun sequence genome contains these proteins:
- the LOC131231360 gene encoding protein SAWADEE HOMEODOMAIN HOMOLOG 2-like → MGRPPHGGGPAFRFTSTEVVEMEACLQEVNNAIRARETICLLAEKFSASADRAGKIVVQPKQVWNWFQNRRYALRAKLIKAPGKLSISTIQDDSVPLRNAPISVPSGRHALDKTQMEFEAKSARDGAWYDVSTFISHRMFATGDPEVRVQFSGFGAE, encoded by the coding sequence ATGGGTCGACCTCCACACGGTGGAGGCCCTGCCTTCCGTTTCACCTCCACTGAGGTGGTGGAGATGGAAGCATGTTTGCAAGAAGTCAATAATGCAATACGTGCCCGTGAGACCATCTGCTTGCTTGCAGAAAAGTTCAGTGCGTCTGCAGATAGAGCTGGGAAGATTGTTGTGCAACCTAAGCAGGTGTGGAACTGGTTCCAAAACAGAAGGTATGCTCTACGGGCAAAGTTAATTAAGGCTCCTGGGAAGCTAAGCATTTCTACGATTCAGGATGATTCAGTTCCACTGAGAAATGCACCAATTTCTGTTCCTTCAGGAAGGCATGCTTTAGATAAAACTCAGATGGAATTTGAAGCCAAATCAGCAAGGGATGGAGCATGGTATGATGTTTCAACCTTCATTTCTCATAGAATGTTTGCTACGGGGGATCCAGAAGTTCGGGTTCAGTTTTCAGGGTTTGGCGCAGAGTAG